The following are from one region of the Rosistilla carotiformis genome:
- a CDS encoding acetyl-CoA carboxylase carboxyltransferase subunit alpha, translating to MDAGTTLDFEKSVAELQQQLAAIEKQTDRSDAAETEIRNLRRQINEELRQIYANLDPWQTVQVARHKDRPYTNDYLKLAFDEFVELHGDKQFGDDRALLTGFAKIDRFKVIVAGHQKGRTYKERAACHFGCAHPEGYRKAMSKMKMAEKYRLPLICFIDTPGAYPGVGAEERGQAQVIAESMFQMSRLKTPIICVVIGEGGSGGALGIGVGDRVAVMENAYYSVISPEGCAGILWKSHEHAPKAAKALKFTSKDLPGLGVVDDVLPEPLGGAHRDHHQAASRLRSYLTRTLTQLESLPVEELLAQRYEKFRRMGVFLEAAEAAV from the coding sequence ATGGATGCTGGCACGACTTTGGACTTTGAGAAAAGTGTGGCTGAGTTGCAGCAGCAGCTTGCTGCGATCGAGAAGCAGACCGATCGTAGCGACGCCGCGGAGACGGAGATCCGAAACCTGCGACGGCAGATCAATGAAGAGCTGCGGCAGATCTACGCCAATCTCGATCCGTGGCAGACGGTTCAGGTCGCGCGGCACAAAGACCGTCCGTACACAAACGACTATCTGAAACTGGCGTTCGACGAGTTTGTCGAACTGCACGGCGACAAACAGTTCGGCGACGACCGGGCGCTGTTGACCGGGTTTGCGAAAATCGATCGCTTCAAGGTGATCGTCGCCGGGCATCAGAAAGGCCGTACCTATAAGGAACGCGCCGCTTGCCACTTTGGATGCGCCCATCCCGAAGGCTACCGCAAGGCGATGAGCAAGATGAAGATGGCCGAGAAATATCGGCTGCCCCTGATCTGCTTCATCGACACTCCCGGCGCCTATCCCGGCGTTGGAGCCGAGGAACGCGGCCAGGCTCAAGTGATCGCCGAAAGCATGTTTCAGATGAGCCGGCTGAAGACGCCGATCATCTGTGTCGTGATCGGTGAAGGGGGGAGCGGCGGCGCTTTGGGGATCGGTGTCGGCGATCGCGTGGCCGTGATGGAGAACGCGTATTATTCCGTCATTAGTCCCGAGGGCTGTGCGGGCATTCTGTGGAAGAGCCACGAACACGCGCCGAAGGCCGCCAAGGCGTTGAAGTTCACTTCGAAGGATTTGCCCGGACTTGGCGTCGTCGACGACGTGTTGCCCGAACCGTTGGGCGGTGCGCATCGCGATCATCATCAAGCGGCTTCGCGTTTGCGTAGCTATCTGACGCGGACGCTGACACAATTGGAATCGCTGCCGGTCGAAGAGCTGCTGGCTCAGCGTTACGAGAAGTTTCGCCGGATGGGCGTCTTCCTGGAGGCGGCCGAAGCGGCTGTCTGA
- a CDS encoding CvpA family protein, which yields METYDIIMLIALAAATILGAIKGFAWQVASLASISLSYWVAMRFREPFSQQIHAEPPWNMFLAMLILFVGTMIAIWILFRMLSRTIDRLRLRTFDHQLGGILGLAKGVIYCILITMFALSLLGDSVRTQIVQSRSGYYIAKLLSYSDKVIPAELQEIVGPYLDRLDEQLRADSNASTGPAQPLPWGNNESTTGAIVDAVQQNLQLPNESQNLIPAELLTPKFFDQIQP from the coding sequence ATGGAAACCTACGACATCATCATGCTGATCGCGCTGGCTGCCGCCACGATCCTCGGCGCGATCAAAGGCTTCGCCTGGCAAGTCGCGTCGCTCGCATCGATCTCGCTCAGCTACTGGGTGGCGATGCGTTTCCGCGAACCGTTCTCGCAACAGATTCACGCCGAGCCGCCGTGGAATATGTTCCTGGCGATGCTCATCCTGTTCGTCGGCACGATGATCGCAATCTGGATCTTGTTCCGAATGCTATCGCGCACGATCGACCGATTGAGACTCCGAACCTTCGACCATCAACTGGGCGGAATCCTTGGACTGGCCAAGGGCGTGATCTATTGCATTCTGATCACCATGTTCGCGCTCTCGCTGCTGGGCGATTCGGTCCGCACGCAGATCGTGCAATCGCGGAGCGGATATTACATCGCCAAACTACTCAGCTACAGCGACAAAGTCATCCCGGCCGAACTGCAAGAGATCGTCGGACCGTATCTGGATCGACTGGACGAACAATTGCGAGCCGACAGCAACGCATCGACCGGTCCGGCCCAACCGCTGCCGTGGGGCAACAACGAATCGACGACCGGAGCGATCGTCGACGCGGTGCAGCAGAATCTGCAGCTGCCAAACGAAAGCCAGAACCTGATCCCGGCCGAGCTACTGACGCCCAAATTCTTCGACCAGATCCAGCCATGA
- a CDS encoding metal-dependent hydrolase, which produces MPSIRRSAPRAKINQIGLGSEGRSRLFNSMAGFKTHMTGSTVVGIGYGYLGATQFGMSLESCLLAGGLCSVSGMLPDLDSDSGVPLRETAMFASAVVPMMLLDRLQDLGLRRETMIAVAGVVYVLMRFVLVEIFKKYTVHRGMWHSIPAAVSVGLIAYLLLHCAQEDVRIYKSMGVFLGFMVHLVLDEIWSIEFGVTGLRFKKSFGTAMKFWGNNFLANVSVYGKLGILVYMVYHDHSFMLHQHLPEAPQFEQMAEPWMLPQSPSPQPGWR; this is translated from the coding sequence GTGCCAAGTATACGTAGGTCCGCGCCGCGGGCGAAGATCAATCAGATCGGCCTTGGCAGCGAGGGGCGATCGCGGTTATTTAATAGCATGGCCGGATTCAAGACACACATGACGGGAAGCACCGTCGTCGGCATCGGATACGGTTATCTGGGAGCAACCCAATTTGGGATGTCTCTGGAATCGTGCTTGTTAGCCGGAGGCCTGTGCAGTGTCAGCGGGATGCTGCCCGATTTGGACAGCGACTCAGGTGTGCCGCTGCGCGAAACGGCGATGTTCGCATCGGCCGTGGTTCCGATGATGTTGCTCGATCGGTTGCAGGACTTGGGGCTGCGTCGCGAGACGATGATTGCGGTCGCCGGTGTCGTCTATGTTCTGATGCGATTTGTCCTCGTCGAAATTTTCAAAAAGTACACCGTCCATCGCGGGATGTGGCATAGCATTCCTGCGGCGGTCTCGGTCGGCTTGATCGCATATCTGTTGCTGCATTGCGCGCAGGAGGATGTGCGGATCTACAAAAGCATGGGGGTCTTCCTCGGCTTCATGGTTCATCTCGTTTTGGATGAAATTTGGTCGATCGAATTTGGGGTCACGGGGCTCCGTTTCAAAAAGTCGTTTGGGACGGCGATGAAATTTTGGGGCAACAACTTTTTGGCCAACGTCTCGGTCTACGGGAAGCTTGGCATCTTGGTCTACATGGTCTATCACGACCACTCGTTCATGTTGCACCAGCATCTCCCCGAGGCGCCGCAGTTCGAGCAGATGGCCGAGCCGTGGATGCTGCCGCAATCTCCCTCGCCGCAACCGGGCTGGCGCTAG
- a CDS encoding succinylglutamate desuccinylase/aspartoacylase family protein → MSAAETQNWFGHDVAPGESLSTELVVSESYSSRNVSIPVNIRRGLQPGPTVFVTAALHGDELNGTGAIRTMLSDKEWSLQSGTVLMIPVLNMLGFERHSRYLPDRRDLNRCFPGSASGSMASRLAKVIFESLIARCDFGIDLHTAAVRRTNFPNVRADLSHPDCRRMAEAFGSGIILHTKGPKGSLRREATRAGCPTIIVEGGEVWKVESSVVECMTRGIFNVLMELKMMSGEPDIPDTQATIRETKWIRAERGGFLAMHVSPGDSIVKGQAIATNSNLLAEDQNRLEAPFSGIIIGMTTLPAVQPGEPVVHIGRLSNPKSVRRHEKQVAGDEIQRTAHEHLATNIQVVEATVEEPRENAD, encoded by the coding sequence ATGAGTGCCGCGGAAACCCAGAACTGGTTCGGCCACGATGTCGCCCCGGGAGAGTCGCTGAGCACCGAACTGGTGGTCAGCGAAAGCTACAGCAGCCGAAACGTTTCGATTCCAGTCAACATCCGCCGCGGACTGCAACCAGGCCCGACCGTCTTTGTCACCGCCGCACTGCATGGCGACGAACTCAACGGCACCGGGGCGATTCGGACAATGCTATCGGACAAGGAATGGTCGCTGCAGTCCGGTACCGTGCTGATGATTCCGGTGCTGAATATGCTCGGATTCGAACGACACTCTCGCTACCTGCCCGATCGCCGCGACCTGAACCGCTGCTTTCCCGGATCGGCTTCGGGGAGCATGGCTTCGCGACTCGCCAAAGTGATTTTCGAATCGCTGATCGCCCGCTGCGACTTCGGCATCGACCTGCACACCGCGGCGGTCCGGCGGACAAATTTCCCCAACGTTCGGGCCGACCTCTCCCATCCCGACTGCCGCCGCATGGCCGAAGCCTTCGGATCGGGAATCATCCTGCATACCAAAGGCCCCAAGGGCTCGCTCCGCCGCGAAGCGACTCGCGCCGGCTGCCCAACGATCATCGTCGAAGGAGGCGAGGTTTGGAAAGTTGAATCGTCGGTCGTCGAATGCATGACCCGGGGGATCTTCAATGTGCTGATGGAGCTGAAGATGATGTCGGGCGAACCAGACATTCCCGACACCCAGGCAACGATTCGCGAAACCAAATGGATCCGGGCCGAACGAGGCGGATTCCTCGCCATGCATGTCTCGCCCGGCGACAGCATCGTCAAAGGGCAAGCGATCGCCACGAACAGCAACCTGTTAGCCGAAGACCAAAACCGCCTGGAGGCTCCCTTCTCGGGAATCATCATTGGCATGACCACGCTGCCCGCCGTCCAACCGGGCGAACCGGTCGTCCACATCGGCCGCCTGTCGAACCCCAAATCGGTCCGCCGACACGAAAAACAAGTCGCTGGCGACGAGATCCAACGAACCGCCCACGAACACCTCGCAACCAACATCCAAGTCGTCGAAGCTACCGTCGAAGAGCCCCGAGAAAACGCCGACTAA
- a CDS encoding mechanosensitive ion channel domain-containing protein, with protein sequence MPPVASNPVAAPAAMPVPPAGAMPVVVPGAVPVAAAVEPQRVVPASFSESPSHESAVVTREMLASELAAIEATTDLSEEIRKACTERLSKAKEWIDSEEASRKRQQEIEAFLPKIGDLVAETKAALEKPADAEFGANPSGNTIAELESQLAALRQQVEADEAQFAAKGKELEGRTARLAELAKEVVDLEQRIADNTKQAAAATGTDLNAHVQAFELKAKLQCRNQQLVTTKLERRRLDETGTLLPLEHDLAQRNLNGRKRMLARWQTAIDQWRKEESLRQATEARRIAETSHPALKSLAEQNAEIAERRIATAAGIERVTKTIKELKEKIQQYEADFETLRDKVKHAGTTSTTGLLLRKQRSELPRMSEFEERAKYIHAEMPAAHLQLTEWKQLRRAVADPEEAAAEMFDSLDASLGNYDRQQVIDVLVRVLRDRRDLLAKAIPDQDTLLQDLNELELIDHKLETLVGDFREYLNQRVLWIRSSDAIELNDVRAGIQGIGTLVNPVRWGQVLRVAGVDLLRRPAAALSLLAFVILLIIFRARLRQTQSNLSDPPDAGQEAKFSRYAAAFMIAVVLSARWPALLLVVGYRLRTAAASTEWTQAVGDACLTMILFLMGCELLRELCRSEGVGEKVFGWPERATASVRNTLEITALVGTPIFGFLLLSQFGELADQQSSQRLLFISILALFFLQIGWLVRPRGPLMKCLSAESPQSLVVRFKKPIWCAVAGAPLAFAILSLVGYHFSAYQLSGRLAETGAAVVAAIVLYSLALRWLEVIGYNRALRDAPAVRHDEDRLVIDSSLSEESVVVQPEPIATVSMHASADSEFRDLLRYAGIMLLVCAGWFIWSEVFPALRVLDRVVLWQNIESVAETVVDSGGGESIKLSERTVPTTLTDALMAVLVIVATMMVGRRLPGVLEFAVLERLPMEQGGRQAVAILVRYAATLVGLLFACHIIRLSWGSVQWLAAAMTVGLGFGLQEIFANLVSGLIILFERPIRLTDLVTVGDVTGNVTRMQMRATTITDFDRRELIVPNKKFITDNVINWTLTDPVSRVVLPVGVAYGTDVKKAQGILLRLAKECPYVMREPAPSTLFKSFGDSTLNLELRVFIAKRDVYLDVVNELNLAITREFQKANIEIAFPQRDLHIKSVETLQAILPDAQQQRSAA encoded by the coding sequence ATGCCACCCGTTGCAAGCAATCCCGTTGCTGCACCCGCTGCGATGCCGGTGCCGCCAGCGGGCGCGATGCCTGTTGTGGTCCCGGGTGCAGTCCCTGTCGCGGCGGCGGTGGAGCCGCAACGCGTGGTGCCGGCAAGCTTCAGTGAGTCGCCGTCGCACGAGTCGGCGGTGGTGACGCGCGAGATGCTGGCGTCGGAGTTGGCGGCGATCGAAGCGACGACGGATCTGTCGGAGGAGATCCGCAAAGCCTGCACCGAGCGGTTGAGCAAAGCGAAGGAATGGATCGACAGCGAAGAGGCGTCGCGGAAGCGTCAGCAGGAGATCGAGGCGTTTCTGCCGAAGATCGGCGATCTTGTCGCGGAGACCAAGGCGGCGCTCGAGAAGCCTGCCGATGCCGAGTTCGGGGCGAACCCGAGTGGCAACACGATCGCAGAACTGGAGAGCCAGTTGGCGGCGCTGCGCCAGCAAGTGGAAGCGGATGAGGCGCAGTTTGCAGCGAAAGGGAAAGAGCTTGAAGGACGCACCGCGAGGTTGGCGGAACTGGCAAAAGAAGTGGTGGATCTGGAACAGCGGATCGCTGACAACACCAAGCAGGCAGCGGCGGCAACCGGTACCGACTTGAACGCCCATGTGCAGGCTTTCGAACTGAAAGCCAAATTGCAATGCCGGAACCAGCAATTGGTGACCACAAAATTGGAACGACGGCGGTTGGATGAGACGGGGACGCTGTTGCCCTTGGAGCACGATCTGGCACAGCGCAACCTCAATGGTCGCAAGCGGATGTTGGCGCGATGGCAGACGGCGATCGACCAGTGGCGGAAAGAGGAATCGCTGCGGCAGGCGACCGAAGCGCGGCGGATTGCCGAGACATCCCATCCGGCTCTGAAGTCGCTGGCGGAACAGAACGCGGAGATCGCCGAGCGTCGAATCGCCACGGCGGCGGGGATCGAACGCGTCACGAAAACGATCAAAGAGCTGAAAGAAAAGATTCAACAGTACGAGGCCGATTTCGAGACGCTGCGCGACAAGGTGAAGCATGCGGGGACGACATCGACGACCGGGTTGTTGTTGCGCAAGCAGCGCAGCGAGTTGCCGCGGATGTCGGAATTTGAAGAGCGAGCGAAATACATTCATGCGGAGATGCCGGCGGCGCATCTGCAGTTGACGGAGTGGAAGCAGTTGCGGCGCGCTGTCGCCGATCCCGAAGAAGCGGCGGCGGAGATGTTTGATTCTCTCGACGCATCCTTGGGAAACTACGATCGTCAGCAAGTCATCGATGTGCTGGTGCGTGTGCTCCGCGACCGCCGCGATCTATTGGCCAAAGCGATCCCTGATCAGGACACGCTGCTGCAGGATTTGAATGAACTGGAATTGATCGATCACAAGCTGGAGACGTTGGTTGGCGATTTTCGTGAGTATCTGAATCAGCGTGTGTTGTGGATTCGCAGTAGCGATGCAATCGAATTGAACGATGTGCGGGCGGGGATCCAAGGGATCGGCACGTTGGTCAACCCCGTTCGGTGGGGACAGGTGTTGCGTGTTGCAGGAGTCGATCTGTTGCGACGTCCCGCGGCCGCTCTTTCGCTGTTGGCGTTTGTGATCCTGTTGATCATCTTCCGCGCTCGCTTGCGGCAGACGCAAAGCAATCTGTCCGATCCGCCGGATGCCGGTCAGGAAGCGAAGTTCTCTCGCTATGCTGCTGCGTTTATGATCGCTGTGGTCTTGTCGGCTCGCTGGCCTGCCCTGTTGTTGGTCGTCGGTTATCGCTTGCGGACCGCGGCGGCGTCGACTGAATGGACGCAAGCGGTCGGCGACGCCTGTTTGACGATGATCCTCTTCCTGATGGGCTGCGAGTTGTTGCGTGAACTGTGTCGCAGTGAAGGTGTTGGCGAAAAGGTGTTTGGTTGGCCTGAGCGGGCGACCGCGTCGGTTCGCAATACGTTGGAGATCACCGCGCTGGTCGGAACGCCGATCTTCGGGTTCTTGCTGCTGTCGCAGTTTGGCGAATTGGCGGACCAGCAGAGCTCGCAGCGGTTGCTGTTTATCTCGATTCTGGCCTTGTTCTTTTTGCAGATCGGTTGGTTGGTGCGGCCTCGCGGGCCATTGATGAAATGTCTGTCGGCGGAGTCACCTCAATCGCTTGTTGTGCGTTTTAAGAAGCCCATCTGGTGCGCTGTCGCCGGTGCACCGCTTGCGTTTGCGATCCTGTCGCTGGTCGGATATCACTTCTCCGCCTATCAGTTGTCCGGCCGTTTAGCCGAAACCGGAGCGGCGGTGGTGGCGGCAATCGTCCTCTATTCACTCGCCCTGCGGTGGTTGGAAGTGATTGGATACAACCGCGCCCTGCGCGATGCGCCAGCGGTACGCCACGACGAGGACCGGTTGGTCATCGATTCAAGCCTGTCGGAGGAGAGCGTCGTGGTCCAGCCCGAACCGATTGCGACGGTTTCGATGCACGCATCGGCCGACAGCGAATTTCGCGATCTGTTGCGTTACGCGGGGATCATGTTGTTGGTCTGTGCGGGATGGTTCATTTGGTCGGAGGTCTTTCCGGCCCTGCGAGTGTTGGACCGCGTGGTGCTGTGGCAGAACATCGAATCGGTTGCTGAAACGGTTGTCGATTCGGGGGGCGGCGAGTCGATCAAACTGAGTGAACGGACGGTTCCAACGACACTGACCGATGCATTGATGGCCGTGTTGGTGATCGTTGCCACGATGATGGTCGGTCGGCGTTTGCCGGGCGTGTTGGAGTTTGCTGTGCTGGAACGGTTGCCGATGGAACAAGGAGGCCGTCAGGCAGTGGCGATCTTGGTTCGCTACGCGGCGACGCTTGTCGGGCTGTTGTTCGCCTGTCACATCATCCGACTCTCATGGGGCAGCGTTCAGTGGCTGGCCGCTGCGATGACTGTGGGGCTAGGTTTCGGGTTGCAGGAGATCTTTGCAAACCTGGTCAGTGGATTGATCATCCTGTTCGAACGCCCGATCCGGTTGACCGATCTGGTGACCGTCGGTGATGTGACGGGGAACGTCACGCGGATGCAGATGCGGGCAACCACGATCACCGATTTCGATCGCCGCGAGTTGATCGTGCCCAACAAAAAGTTCATCACCGACAACGTCATCAACTGGACGCTCACCGATCCAGTCAGCCGCGTCGTGTTGCCGGTCGGAGTCGCGTATGGAACCGATGTCAAAAAGGCACAGGGGATTCTGTTGCGGTTGGCGAAAGAGTGTCCGTATGTGATGCGTGAACCAGCGCCATCGACGCTGTTCAAATCGTTTGGCGATAGTACGCTCAACCTGGAACTGCGAGTCTTCATCGCCAAGCGGGATGTCTACTTGGATGTCGTCAACGAATTGAATTTGGCGATCACGCGTGAATTTCAGAAAGCGAATATCGAGATCGCTTTCCCGCAACGCGATCTCCATATCAAATCGGTCGAAACGCTCCAGGCGATCCTGCCCGATGCTCAGCAGCAGCGGAGCGCCGCCTGA
- the corA gene encoding magnesium/cobalt transporter CorA has protein sequence MSLQAARNIMLESIDKLSKRMSRPRVVVGGIPGALESHPGSVKGQIRLIQYNEHSSTDKVVESVAELVDWVSHRKPPESYAGLAPTVPGNGATPAHARRTTWIDIDGVGDVAMLEELGKLFDIHPLAMEDVVNVHQHAKFEYYGDTMFFVARMPIDGGGFNTEQVGIFLIGDVVITIQERPGDCLEPVRHRIANAAGRIRERHSDYLAYSIIDAVIDGYFPLLDRYAEVLDDAAEVLQQGGDRSLPLQLHAIRADLLLIRKVVNQHRSAINVVLRDVGYRMEEDTALYFRDCQDHLQHLIEAADTDRETCAELRELYFAMLSERNNDVMKVLTIIATIFIPMSFVAGIYGMNFDSNVSKWNMPELQWTYGYPFALGLMTLMAGGLLAYLYRKGWLTK, from the coding sequence GTGTCACTACAGGCCGCGCGAAACATCATGCTCGAATCGATCGACAAGCTATCGAAGCGGATGTCGCGTCCGCGGGTTGTCGTCGGAGGTATTCCGGGAGCGCTGGAATCGCATCCGGGTAGCGTCAAAGGACAGATTCGTCTAATCCAGTACAACGAACATTCGTCGACCGACAAGGTTGTCGAATCGGTGGCTGAGTTGGTCGACTGGGTGTCGCATCGCAAGCCGCCCGAATCGTACGCTGGGTTGGCGCCGACCGTTCCTGGCAATGGTGCCACGCCAGCACACGCTCGCCGCACGACTTGGATCGACATCGATGGTGTCGGCGATGTCGCGATGTTGGAAGAGCTTGGTAAGTTGTTCGATATCCATCCGTTGGCGATGGAAGATGTTGTGAATGTTCATCAGCATGCCAAGTTTGAATATTACGGCGACACGATGTTTTTTGTCGCTCGGATGCCGATCGACGGAGGCGGATTCAATACCGAACAGGTAGGCATCTTTCTGATCGGTGATGTCGTGATCACGATTCAAGAGCGACCCGGGGATTGCTTGGAACCGGTTCGCCATCGAATCGCCAACGCTGCGGGGCGGATTCGCGAGCGGCATTCCGACTACCTGGCCTATTCGATTATCGACGCCGTCATCGATGGCTACTTTCCGTTGTTGGATCGGTATGCCGAAGTGTTGGATGACGCCGCCGAAGTGTTGCAGCAGGGAGGCGACCGTTCGCTGCCGCTGCAGTTGCATGCGATCCGCGCCGATCTGTTGTTAATTCGCAAAGTCGTCAACCAGCATCGCTCGGCAATTAATGTTGTGCTGCGCGATGTGGGCTATCGGATGGAGGAGGATACCGCGTTGTACTTCCGCGATTGCCAAGATCATTTGCAGCATTTGATCGAAGCAGCCGACACCGATCGCGAAACCTGTGCCGAGCTCCGCGAGCTCTACTTCGCCATGCTCAGCGAACGGAACAACGATGTGATGAAAGTGCTAACGATCATCGCGACGATCTTTATTCCGATGAGCTTTGTCGCCGGGATCTATGGGATGAACTTCGACAGCAACGTGTCGAAATGGAATATGCCCGAACTGCAATGGACCTATGGGTATCCGTTTGCGTTGGGGCTGATGACGTTGATGGCGGGCGGTCTGTTGGCCTATCTGTACCGCAAGGGTTGGCTGACGAAGTAG
- the dtd gene encoding D-aminoacyl-tRNA deacylase, which translates to MRAVIQRVSEASVTVDDQVVGSIELGFLVLLGVENGDTETDANYLADKTIGLRVFADADDKMNLDIAQVGGKVLAVSQFTLLGDCRKGRRPAFTDAADPEIARQLYEHYCQRIRTAGIEVRTGIFAADMQVHLVNQGPVTLLLDSRKRW; encoded by the coding sequence GTGCGAGCTGTCATCCAAAGAGTTTCGGAAGCATCGGTTACTGTCGACGACCAAGTAGTCGGATCGATCGAGCTTGGGTTCCTTGTCTTGCTGGGAGTCGAAAATGGAGACACCGAGACCGACGCGAACTATCTGGCCGACAAGACGATCGGGCTGCGAGTGTTCGCCGACGCCGACGACAAGATGAATCTGGACATCGCGCAGGTCGGCGGCAAGGTATTGGCAGTCAGCCAGTTCACATTGTTAGGCGACTGTCGTAAAGGTCGCCGCCCGGCGTTCACCGACGCCGCCGATCCCGAGATCGCTCGGCAACTGTACGAACACTACTGCCAACGTATCCGCACCGCGGGAATCGAAGTCCGGACAGGCATCTTCGCCGCCGACATGCAGGTCCACTTGGTGAACCAAGGCCCCGTGACGCTGCTGTTGGACAGCCGCAAACGTTGGTAG
- a CDS encoding DUF1559 family PulG-like putative transporter translates to MPLLFTCPHCQTQTLVETQYAGQAGACAACGQPITVPDFQEETGSIAMEPRKSIGRPIRLIATICVAAVVVLAGGMLMFRYGVSGIAQIRANSLRGACRNNVRLIAAALNAYADDYGTYPTPMVTDAAGKPMYSWRVLILPYLGHQSLYDQFNLAEPWSSETNMALAYSRPAEYGSPAVGSNVWSEPNYMLITGPGTLFPASGPLSPRDVIDRPDQTLLVVEVARPANPMAGNELLWTQPADLDVAKMVPAINGKDGVEIGGNHEGGATAATSDGRDHFLSESLSAGEIRGLITPRGGEPLPDDLLDDWE, encoded by the coding sequence ATGCCGCTGCTCTTTACCTGTCCCCATTGCCAAACGCAAACGCTGGTGGAAACGCAGTACGCCGGTCAGGCGGGAGCTTGCGCGGCGTGTGGTCAACCGATCACGGTCCCCGATTTTCAGGAGGAGACCGGCAGCATCGCCATGGAACCGCGGAAATCGATCGGCCGGCCGATTCGGTTGATCGCCACGATCTGTGTCGCGGCGGTCGTTGTGTTGGCGGGCGGGATGTTGATGTTTCGTTACGGCGTTTCCGGGATCGCTCAGATTCGTGCGAATTCGCTGCGCGGGGCCTGCCGCAACAACGTTCGTTTGATCGCCGCGGCGCTGAACGCGTACGCCGATGATTATGGAACCTATCCGACGCCGATGGTGACCGATGCGGCGGGGAAGCCGATGTACAGTTGGCGAGTTTTGATCCTTCCCTATCTTGGCCACCAGTCGCTGTACGATCAGTTCAATCTGGCGGAGCCGTGGAGTTCCGAGACAAACATGGCGCTCGCTTACAGTCGGCCGGCGGAGTATGGATCTCCCGCGGTGGGAAGCAATGTCTGGAGCGAGCCCAATTACATGTTGATCACCGGCCCAGGGACGCTCTTCCCCGCGTCGGGACCGCTGAGCCCACGCGATGTGATCGACCGACCCGATCAGACGTTGTTGGTCGTCGAGGTCGCGCGGCCCGCGAATCCGATGGCGGGCAACGAACTGCTGTGGACTCAGCCAGCCGATCTGGACGTCGCCAAGATGGTTCCCGCGATCAACGGCAAAGATGGCGTGGAGATCGGTGGCAATCATGAAGGAGGTGCGACGGCGGCGACTAGCGACGGACGCGATCACTTCTTGAGCGAGTCGCTGTCAGCGGGGGAGATTCGCGGCTTGATCACACCGCGCGGCGGTGAACCGCTGCCCGATGATCTTCTCGACGACTGGGAATGA